A section of the Streptomyces sp. CG1 genome encodes:
- a CDS encoding metallophosphoesterase, with the protein MASTPSGNRRTRVHVVSDVHGNARDLARAGEGADALICLGDLVLFLDYADHSRGIFPDLFGKENADRIVELRTARRFEEAREFGARLWAGIGTDRAGAIEKAVRKQYAEMFAAFPTPTYATYGNVDMPPLWSEYARSGTTVLDGQRIEIGGWTFGFVGGGLKTPMRTPYEIGDEEYAAKIEAVGEVDVLCTHIPPDVPELVYDTVARRFERGSRALLDAIRRTKPRYSLFGHVHQPLARRMRIGATECVNVGHFAGTGRPWALEW; encoded by the coding sequence ATGGCATCCACACCCTCCGGTAACCGCAGGACGCGCGTCCACGTGGTCAGTGACGTGCACGGCAACGCCCGGGACCTGGCCCGGGCCGGAGAGGGTGCCGACGCCCTGATCTGCCTGGGTGACCTCGTGCTCTTCCTCGACTACGCCGACCACTCGCGCGGCATCTTCCCCGACCTGTTCGGCAAGGAGAACGCCGACCGCATCGTCGAGCTGCGCACCGCCCGGCGCTTCGAGGAGGCCCGGGAGTTCGGCGCCCGGCTGTGGGCCGGCATCGGCACGGACCGGGCCGGAGCCATCGAGAAGGCGGTGCGCAAGCAGTACGCCGAGATGTTCGCCGCGTTCCCCACACCGACGTACGCCACATACGGAAATGTCGACATGCCGCCACTGTGGAGCGAGTACGCCCGCTCCGGCACCACCGTCCTCGACGGCCAACGGATCGAGATCGGCGGCTGGACCTTCGGGTTCGTCGGCGGTGGCCTGAAAACGCCTATGCGCACGCCGTACGAGATAGGCGACGAGGAGTACGCGGCGAAGATCGAGGCGGTCGGCGAGGTCGACGTGCTGTGCACGCACATCCCGCCGGACGTCCCCGAGCTGGTCTACGACACCGTCGCCCGCCGCTTCGAACGCGGCAGCCGCGCGCTGCTGGACGCCATCCGCCGTACGAAACCCCGCTATTCGCTCTTCGGGCATGTGCACCAGCCGCTCGCCCGCCGTATGCGGATCGGTGCGACCGAGTGC
- a CDS encoding long-chain fatty acid--CoA ligase — protein MREFSLPALYEVPADGNLTDIVRRNAAQHPDVAVIARKAGGTWQDVTAREFLAEVHTAAKGLIAAGVQPGDRVGLMSRTRYEWTLIDFAIWCAGAVTVPVYETSSPEQVQWILSDSGATACVVELPAHASAVESVRETLPALKHVWQIEAGGLEELGRLGQDVSDQTVEERGSLACADDPATIVYTSGTTGRPKGCVLTHRSFFAECGNIVERLRPLFRTGECSVLLFLPLAHVFGRLVQIAPMMAPIKLGCVPDIKHLTDELAAFRPTLVLGVPRVFEKVYNSARAKAQADGKGAIFDKAADTAIAYSKALDSASGPSFGLKVKHKVFDRLVYSKLRAVLGGRGEYAISGGAPLGERLGHFFRGIGFTVLEGYGLTESCAATAFNPWDRQKIGTVGQPLPGSVIRIADDGEVLLHGEHLFKEYWNNPGATAEALADGWFHTGDIGTLDEDGYLRITGRKKEIIVTAGGKNVAPAVIEDRIRAHALVAECMVVGDGRPFVGALVTIDEEFLGRWAEEHGKPAGSTAASLTDDPDLIEAIQAAIDDGNAAVSKAESVRKFRILPSQFTEESGHLTPSLKLKRSVVAKDYAAEIEAIYQK, from the coding sequence TTGCGCGAGTTCAGCCTTCCGGCTTTGTACGAGGTCCCTGCGGACGGCAATCTGACCGACATCGTCCGCAGAAACGCCGCGCAGCATCCCGACGTCGCTGTCATCGCCCGCAAGGCCGGCGGCACCTGGCAGGACGTGACCGCCCGGGAGTTCCTGGCCGAGGTGCACACCGCCGCCAAGGGCCTCATCGCCGCCGGGGTGCAGCCGGGCGACCGGGTCGGCCTGATGTCCCGCACCCGCTATGAGTGGACGCTCATCGACTTCGCGATCTGGTGCGCGGGCGCGGTCACCGTGCCGGTGTACGAGACGAGCTCGCCGGAGCAGGTGCAGTGGATCCTGTCCGACTCGGGCGCGACCGCGTGCGTCGTGGAACTCCCGGCACACGCGTCGGCCGTGGAGTCGGTGCGCGAGACGCTGCCCGCCCTCAAGCACGTCTGGCAGATCGAGGCCGGTGGTCTGGAGGAGCTGGGCCGGCTCGGGCAGGACGTGTCGGACCAGACGGTGGAGGAGCGCGGCTCGCTCGCCTGCGCCGACGACCCGGCGACCATCGTCTACACGAGCGGGACGACCGGCCGCCCCAAGGGCTGTGTGCTCACCCACCGCAGCTTCTTCGCCGAGTGCGGCAACATCGTGGAGCGGCTGCGCCCGCTGTTCCGTACCGGTGAGTGCTCGGTGCTGCTCTTCCTGCCGCTCGCGCACGTCTTCGGGCGGCTCGTGCAGATCGCCCCGATGATGGCGCCGATCAAGCTGGGCTGTGTCCCGGACATCAAGCACCTCACCGACGAGCTGGCCGCGTTCCGGCCGACGCTGGTCCTCGGTGTCCCGCGGGTCTTCGAGAAGGTCTACAACTCGGCGCGCGCCAAGGCGCAGGCGGACGGCAAGGGCGCGATCTTCGACAAGGCGGCGGACACCGCGATCGCCTACAGCAAGGCGCTGGACAGCGCCTCCGGCCCGTCGTTCGGCCTGAAGGTCAAGCACAAGGTCTTCGACAGGCTGGTCTACAGCAAGCTGCGCGCGGTCCTCGGCGGCCGGGGCGAGTACGCCATCTCCGGCGGCGCCCCGCTGGGCGAGCGGCTCGGCCACTTCTTCCGGGGCATCGGCTTCACGGTGCTGGAGGGCTACGGCCTGACCGAGTCCTGCGCGGCGACCGCGTTCAACCCCTGGGACCGGCAGAAGATCGGTACGGTCGGCCAGCCGCTGCCCGGCTCGGTGATCCGGATAGCGGACGACGGCGAGGTGCTGCTGCACGGCGAGCACCTGTTCAAGGAGTACTGGAACAACCCGGGCGCGACGGCGGAGGCACTGGCCGACGGCTGGTTCCACACCGGCGACATCGGCACCCTGGACGAGGACGGCTACCTCAGGATCACCGGCCGGAAGAAGGAGATCATCGTCACGGCGGGCGGCAAGAACGTGGCGCCGGCGGTGATCGAGGACCGCATCCGGGCGCACGCGCTGGTCGCGGAGTGCATGGTGGTGGGCGACGGGCGGCCGTTCGTGGGTGCTCTCGTGACCATCGACGAGGAGTTCCTGGGCCGTTGGGCCGAGGAGCACGGCAAGCCGGCGGGTTCCACCGCGGCGTCGCTGACGGACGACCCGGATCTGATCGAGGCGATCCAGGCGGCGATCGACGACGGCAACGCCGCGGTGTCGAAGGCGGAATCGGTGCGGAAGTTCCGCATTCTGCCCTCCCAGTTCACGGAGGAGTCGGGCCATCTCACCCCGTCGCTGAAGCTCAAGCGGAGCGTGGTGGCGAAGGACTACGCGGCCGAGATCGAGGCCATCTACCAGAAGTAG
- a CDS encoding GMC oxidoreductase, producing MIALQTAATAGFTRIGLQSARAAEPAAVDNAPAIVIGSGYGGAVAALRLGQAGIRTVVLEMGRLWNTAGSDGKVFCSTSAPDQRSMWFRTRTEAPLASFLWLDVVNKDISPYPGVLDRVHYDNMSVYVGRGVGGGSLVNGGMAVTPLKSYFTEQFPTVDADEMYGTHYPRARAMLGVNTVDPAWFESTEWYRFTRTSRKAAGNAGLKTTFVPNVYDFGYMQQEAAGTATKSALAGEVIYGNNHGKRSLDKTYWAAALGTGNVTLHTLEKVREVTRADDGSYVLTADRIDTTGAVVETKQYSCTYLFLGGGSLGTTELLVRARDTGTLADLNSAVGAGWGTNGNTMLGRANHVWDTVGAGEATMPVMGIDDWANTDNPVFAEIAPLPMGFEHWISLYLAITKNPERASFTYDSASGAVKLGWSAAQSAVSVSMAKKLFDRINLANATIYRYDLFGPTSKVFADDFTYHPLGGCVLGQATDDYGRVKGYDRLYVTDGSLVPGNIGVNPFVTITALAERTMARVLAEDTAP from the coding sequence CGTGATCGGCTCCGGCTACGGCGGTGCGGTCGCCGCCCTCCGCCTGGGCCAGGCCGGCATCCGTACCGTCGTCCTCGAGATGGGCCGGCTGTGGAACACCGCCGGCAGTGACGGCAAGGTGTTCTGCTCCACTTCCGCCCCCGACCAGCGCTCCATGTGGTTCCGCACCCGCACCGAGGCCCCGCTCGCCTCCTTCCTCTGGCTGGACGTGGTCAACAAGGACATCAGCCCCTATCCCGGCGTCCTGGACCGCGTGCACTACGACAACATGTCCGTCTACGTCGGCCGCGGTGTCGGCGGCGGCTCCCTCGTCAACGGCGGCATGGCGGTCACGCCCCTGAAGTCGTACTTCACCGAGCAGTTCCCGACCGTGGACGCCGACGAGATGTACGGCACCCACTATCCCCGCGCCCGCGCCATGCTCGGCGTCAACACCGTCGACCCGGCGTGGTTCGAGTCCACCGAGTGGTACCGGTTCACCCGCACCTCCCGCAAGGCCGCCGGTAACGCGGGCCTGAAGACGACCTTCGTGCCGAACGTCTACGACTTCGGCTACATGCAGCAGGAGGCCGCCGGTACGGCCACGAAGTCGGCGCTCGCCGGAGAGGTCATCTACGGCAACAATCACGGCAAGCGCAGCCTCGACAAGACCTACTGGGCCGCCGCCCTCGGCACCGGCAACGTCACCCTCCACACCCTGGAGAAGGTCAGGGAGGTCACCAGGGCGGACGACGGGTCGTACGTCCTGACCGCCGACCGGATCGACACCACCGGTGCGGTCGTCGAGACCAAGCAGTACAGCTGCACGTACCTCTTCCTCGGCGGCGGCAGCCTCGGCACCACCGAACTCCTCGTCCGCGCCCGGGACACCGGCACCCTGGCGGACCTGAACTCCGCCGTGGGCGCGGGCTGGGGCACCAACGGCAACACCATGCTCGGCCGCGCCAACCACGTCTGGGACACGGTGGGTGCGGGCGAGGCCACCATGCCCGTGATGGGCATCGACGACTGGGCCAACACCGACAACCCGGTCTTCGCCGAGATCGCCCCGCTGCCCATGGGGTTCGAGCACTGGATCAGCCTCTATCTGGCGATCACCAAGAACCCCGAACGGGCCTCCTTCACCTACGACTCCGCCTCCGGCGCGGTGAAGCTCGGCTGGAGCGCCGCCCAGAGCGCGGTGTCGGTGAGCATGGCCAAGAAGCTGTTCGACCGGATCAACCTGGCCAACGCGACCATCTACCGCTACGACCTGTTCGGCCCGACCAGCAAGGTCTTCGCCGACGACTTCACGTACCACCCGCTGGGCGGCTGTGTCCTCGGGCAGGCGACGGACGACTACGGCCGGGTGAAGGGCTACGACCGGCTCTATGTCACCGACGGCTCGCTCGTGCCCGGCAACATCGGCGTGAACCCCTTCGTCACCATCACCGCGCTCGCCGAACGCACGATGGCGCGGGTCCTCGCCGAGGACACCGCGCCATGA